A DNA window from Arachis duranensis cultivar V14167 chromosome 3, aradu.V14167.gnm2.J7QH, whole genome shotgun sequence contains the following coding sequences:
- the LOC107480949 gene encoding uncharacterized protein LOC107480949: MDDRVVLKIYYYGQILLQTYEGVQFVCENPLDVVIPFTLSFEELKDVICEKIGTQRCRRISCILYRYLLPVFGGFVQFQTKYVMDEASMQEMFSMYMKNRHRMSCIELYIEFEQSEADRNIELEDYNSESEDEFESNYEIVGPGEDEEAAGGAMNADVAEVANALANPHPFQEPSFMQSLDLGAMHAPEFPQYMNPAPPVVADGEFTVGMEFSSREAVIKAMKDYTIRRGVDYRVYESEPTTFYAKCIEYGNGCDWLIRVTKMQKKYCWEIRRYNGSHTCTRSTISQDQSKLDSKTVAEAIKPLVEVDPSIKVKSVIADIQSKFNYTISYCKAWLAKQQAVESIFGSWEASYEALPIWAFRHCKPVVQVDGTHLYGEYKGCLLVAVSQDGNNNIVPIAFAIVEGETSDAWHFFLSNLRQHVVTRDGVGLISDRHDSIRSAIERSNGAWSPPRAFHMFCIRHIESNFLRKFKAHYLQKLIVNIGYSRTTREYQMRYERLKERGEAYTNWLDRIPCEQYALAFDGGYRWGHMTTNLVECINSVLKGARNLPVTTLIKATFYILNELFTRKRAEAEARISAGLVFSKMVTTKLNANQ; the protein is encoded by the exons ATGGATGATAGAGTTGTATTGAAGATTTATTATTACGGACAGATCTTATTACAAACATATGAGGGAGTTCAATTTGTGTGTGAAAATCCATTAGATGTTGTTATTCCGTTCACATTGTCATTTGAGGAGTTGAAAGAtgtgatttgtgagaagatagGCACTCAAAGATGTAGGAGGATATCGTGTATTTTGTACAGGTATCTTTTACCTGTGTTTGGTGGGTTTGTTCAATTTCAGACCAAGTATGTGATGGACGAAGCGAGTATGCAGGAAATGTTTTCAATGTACATGAAAAATCGCCACCGAATGTCGTGCATCGAGTTATATATTGAGTTTGAGCAATCTGAAGCGGACCGTAACATTGAATTGGAAGATTATAATAGTGAAAGCgaagatgaatttgaaagtAACTATGAGATCGTCGGTCCAGGTGAGGACGAAGAAGCAGCTGGCGGCGCCATGAACGCAGATGTGGCGGAAGTTGCAAATGCACTAGCAAACCCGCATCCGTTTCAAGAGCCTTCTTTCATGCAGTCGTTGGATTTGGGGGCTATGCACGCACCGGAGTTTCCGCAATATATGAATCCAG CCCCTCCTGTTGTGGCGGATGGTGAGTTCACAGTGGGGATGGAATTCAGTTCAAGGGAGGCAGTAATCAAGGCAATGAAAGATTATACCATCCGGAGAGGTGTGGACTATCGGGTATATGAGTCGGAACCGACGACATTCTATGCCAAATGCATAGAATATGGGAATGGTTGTGACTGGTTGATCAGGGTAACCAAAATGCAGAAGAAGTACTGTTGGGAGATAAGGAGGTACAATGGAAGTCATACTTGTACCAGGTCTACTATTTCTCAAGACCAGTCGAAGCTGGATTCCAAGACAGTTGCAGAAGCAATAAAGCCGTTGGTAGAGGTTGACCCGTCTATAAAGGTGAAATCAGTAATTGCTGATATTCAGTCAAAGTTTAACTACACCATCAGTTATTGCAAGGCTTGGTTAGCAAAGCAGCAGGCGGTCGAATCAATTTTCGGAAGTTGGGAAGCATCGTATGAAGCTTTGCCGATATG GGCCTTCAGACACTGCAAGCCAGTGGTGCAGGTGGACGGGACTCATTTGTATGGAGAATACAAGGGTTGTTTATTGGTTGCAGTCTCACAAGATGGTAATAACAACATCGTGCCTATTGCATTTGCcatagtggagggagagactTCTGATGCATGGCACTTTTTTCTGAGCAACCTGCGTCAACATGTGGTGACCCGTGATGGTGTCGGACTAATCTCCGATCGACACGATTCGATTAGGTCAGCTATTGAACGAAGTAATGGGGCGTGGTCTCCTCCAAGAGCTTTCCATATGTTTTGCATCAGGCATATTGAGTCCAACTTCTTGAGGAAGTTCAAAGCACATTACCTGCAGAAGCTTATCGTCAACATTG GATACTCGAGGACGACCAGGGAGTACCAGATGCGCTATGAACGATTAAAGGAACGGGGTGAGGCTTACACCAATTGGCTTGATCGGATCCCTTGTGAGCAGTATGCTTTGGCATTTGATGGTGGTTACCGATGGGGTCATATGACCACCAATCTTGTGGAATGTATCAACTCCGTCTTAAAGGGTGCACGCAATCTCCCAGTCACTACACTTATTAAGGCGACATTTTACATACTGAATGAGTTGTTTACTAGGAAAAGAGCTGAGGCTGAAGCCCGAATCAGTGCTGGACTTGTATTCTCTAAGATGGTGACAACCAAGCTGAATGCAAATCAATGA
- the LOC107481067 gene encoding UDP-glucose flavonoid 3-O-glucosyltransferase 7, with the protein MMMVANLNYIQKKAKGKINPMKIYILPFLAPGHQIPIVHVAQLLASRGHHVTILTTPSNTHLLAEADNVNIHTLPFPSDQVGLPVGVENISAATDSTTASKIYTAAHLIGPQVESFMQQSPPDVFIPDTTYTWSRAVANRLGIPRLIFSPHLIFFVAIMEAIRSHPEILVDFDDTAPYTIPGLPQPITLSVKPSPSHRRLMESMVDAERDSLGVIVMSFKELDGDYAQYYEKITGGKVWHLGPTFLMVQKTLPLQQPSSDAGEGENECLRWLSSKKEGSVVYACFGSLIRLADKQLFQIAAGLEASGHQFVWVVRRNKSNKEKWLPDGFEERMKKEERGLLITGWAPQSLILKHAAIGCFLTHSGSSSVIEAASAGVVTVTMPGCGDHFFNEKLMTEVHGFGVEVGGAEWSLSPFNEKKRVVSADMIEKAVRKVMDGGEEAERMKKKAKEMQEKACRAVEEGGSSQQSLSEMIHQLEQVVVSTFATTTF; encoded by the coding sequence ATGATGATGGTAGCAAACTTGAATTACATACAGAAGAAAGCAAAGGGAAAAATCAATCCAATGAAGATATAcatccttccctttctggcacCGGGTCATCAAATTCCCATCGTTCACGTGGCACAACTCCTTGCCTCACGTGGCCATCACGTGACCATCCTCACCACCCCTTCCAACACCCACCTCTTGGCGGAGGCGGACAACGTCAACATCCACACCCTCCCCTTCCCATCCGACCAAGTAGGCCTCCCTGTCGGCGTCGAAAACATCTCAGCCGCCACCGATAGCACCACGGCCAGCAAGATCTACACGGCGGCGCACCTCATCGGGCCGCAAGTGGAGTCCTTCATGCAGCAATCGCCACCGGACGTGTTCATCCCAGACACGACGTACACGTGGAGCAGAGCCGTGGCCAACCGCCTCGGTATCCCCAGACTGATCTTCAGCCCTCACCTCATCTTCTTCGTTGCCATAATGGAAGCCATTAGATCGCACCCCGAAATCCTCGTTGATTTCGATGACACTGCTCCTTACACCATCCCTGGCCTCCCTCAACCCATCACCCTCTCCGTGAAGCCTTCACCAAGCCACCGTCGACTGATGGAGTCCATGGTTGACGCCGAAAGGGACAGCCTCGGAGTGATCGTGATGAGCTTCAAGGAGCTCGACGGCGATTACGCCCAATACTACGAGAAAATCACTGGTGGGAAAGTGTGGCATCTTGGCCCCACTTTCCTCATGGTGCAGAAAACATTACCACTTCAGCAGCCAAGTAGCGACGCTGGTGAAGGTGAAAACGAGTGCTTGAGATGGCTTTCTTCCAAGAAGGAGGGTTCCGTGGTTTACGCTTGCTTTGGCAGCTTGATTCGTCTCGCGGACAAGCAGCTTTTCCAGATAGCGGCGGGCCTCGAGGCTTCGGGGCATCAGTTTGTTTGGGTGGTGCGTAGGAACAAGAGCAACAAAGAGAAGTGGTTACCGGATGGGTTTGAAGAGAggatgaagaaggaggagagagGGTTGCTCATAACAGGGTGGGCGCCGCAGTCGTTGATCTTGAAGCATGCTGCTATCGGATGCTTTTTGACGCACAGCGGGTCCAGCTCTGTGATAGAAGCGGCGAGTGCGGGGGTGGTGACCGTAACGATGCCGGGATGTGGGGACCACTTCTTCAACGAGAAACTGATGACTGAGGTGCATGGGTTCGGGGTGGAGGTGGGTGGAGCTGAGTGGAGCTTATCGCCGTTCAATGAGAAGAAGAGAGTGGTGAGTGCAGACATGATAGAGAAGGCGGTGAGGAAGGTGATGGACGGTGGAGAAGAGGCGGAGAGGATGAAGAAGAAGGCAAAGGAGATGCAAGAGAAGGCTTGCAGAGCGGTTGAAGAAGGTGGGTCCTCTCAGCAGAGTCTCTCGGAAATGATTCATCAACTCGAGCAGGTGGTGGTCTCCACTTTTGCTACAACCACTTTCTAA
- the LOC107480950 gene encoding uncharacterized protein LOC107480950 — MPSGVEYAVDLRHYQCDCGEFQVDRIPCRHVFACYANQRLDWKVYVNDVYKMDQIRRVYRARFRPLENPATWPAYHGPRFVGNPFLRRVAKGRPKMTRFLNDMDTRMLRRLRRCKQCGAEGHSRSRCHQSGGPSAGPAE, encoded by the coding sequence ATGCCTAGTGGGGTTGAGTATGCAGTTGACCTGCGCCACTATCAGTGTGACTGTGGTGAATTCCAGGTTGACCGAATTCCGTGTAGGCACGTGTTTGCGTGTTATGCAAATCAGAGGTTGGATTGGAAAGTGTACGTTAATGACGTTTACAAGATGGACCAAATTCGAAGAGTATACAGGGCTAGGTTTCGACCGCTGGAAAATCCGGCAACGTGGCCTGCTTATCATGGACCTAGATTCGTTGGAAACCCGTTCCTCAGACGGGTAGCCAAGGGCCGGCCGAAGATGACCCGCTTCTTGAATGACATGGACACTCGTATGTTGCGTCGCCTGAGGCGATGCAAGCAATGCGGTGCCGAGGGCCATAGTCGCAGTAGATGTCATCAAAGTGGTGGACCAAGTGCAGGTCCAGCCGAATAG